In Clostridium sp., one DNA window encodes the following:
- a CDS encoding YibE/F family protein gives MIKSSKTFQVLIFSAAVILFGIFLYHFNMSHPVTYNKQNGKSYIKYEKAQVISVKNNSLKQFTQSKDIYFGTQKVQIKILSGEYKGDVENVTNYLSDTHNVYLKSGMKVIVEISTANSASHGITIYNYYRAPVQYAFIFIFFTSLCIIGGKKGFRSVIGLVFTLSCIIFLFVPMLYRGYSPIMASILIIVITSCVTLFLLNNWSPKTLSAILGTISGVVIAGIIELVSGHLAHLTGFNFADVETLNMISNVSGMKVHELLTAGILIASLGAVMDLSISIASSIQEIYISNPNMSKKELFKSGMNVGGDMMGTMANTLILAFAGASLTMIIIIYSYNVSYNQLINMDMVNLEIIQGLTGSMAIIFTVPIVSFISSEIITRFLGKSDQS, from the coding sequence ATGATTAAATCTTCAAAAACATTTCAAGTATTAATTTTTTCAGCAGCCGTAATATTATTCGGTATTTTTTTATACCATTTTAACATGAGCCATCCCGTAACATATAATAAACAAAATGGGAAATCCTATATAAAATATGAAAAAGCTCAGGTTATATCCGTAAAAAACAATTCTCTAAAACAATTCACACAATCAAAAGACATATATTTTGGGACTCAGAAAGTGCAAATTAAAATTCTTTCGGGGGAATACAAAGGAGATGTAGAAAACGTAACAAATTATTTAAGTGATACCCATAACGTATACCTAAAATCTGGAATGAAAGTAATTGTGGAAATTTCTACGGCTAATTCCGCCTCACATGGCATAACGATATACAATTACTATAGAGCCCCTGTTCAATATGCATTCATTTTTATTTTTTTCACTTCTTTATGTATAATAGGCGGGAAAAAAGGCTTCAGATCTGTAATTGGGCTTGTATTTACACTGTCATGTATCATATTTTTGTTTGTTCCAATGTTATACAGAGGATATTCACCAATTATGGCTTCAATTCTAATAATAGTTATAACAAGCTGTGTAACATTGTTTTTGTTAAATAACTGGAGTCCAAAGACTTTGTCTGCCATACTTGGTACCATATCCGGAGTTGTTATCGCAGGAATAATTGAACTGGTCTCTGGCCACTTGGCTCATCTGACAGGGTTTAACTTTGCCGATGTAGAAACTTTGAACATGATTTCAAATGTATCAGGCATGAAAGTACACGAATTATTAACTGCCGGGATTTTAATAGCATCTCTTGGAGCAGTAATGGATCTCAGCATATCAATAGCCTCTTCTATACAAGAAATATATATATCAAATCCTAATATGAGCAAAAAAGAACTTTTCAAATCCGGAATGAATGTGGGAGGAGACATGATGGGCACAATGGCAAATACATTGATTCTAGCATTTGCAGGAGCATCACTTACCATGATTATAATAATTTATTCCTACAATGTAAGCTATAATCAGCTTATTAACATGGATATGGTAAATTTAGAGATAATTCAAGGACTAACCGGAAGCATGGCGATAATTTTTACAGTTCCCATTGTATCATTTATTTCATCAGAAATTATTACACGATTTTTGGGAAAATCCGATCAATCTTGA
- a CDS encoding methyl-accepting chemotaxis protein translates to MKKKFNFEFLHTFDGMKKRIFAKLRGIEGRIRIAKRINLPSLSILNSVGTKIIAQIGLLVIVICGVIGVISYSNSYAAMEQNIKQSLQDKAVDSSKLINSMLQQQIKAMVEIANRPEIKSMTPESQIPVLARRAEELNYLSLNVMDLKGLTYMQTGGKTNIDLNSSDSDYLKTALQGKPKIDGPYFNVNGDQIIAVAVPIKNDSNKVVGVLFSNISTEELNKLVQKMKVGASGYCFIIDKKGNKVIHKNLTLVLNKDNTIKNAEKDKSLVELSNIEKKMIQGKSGSGYYKEDGKYMLMAYAPIPEMNWYLGVTIAKEEIFASVNILKYKMIAATIIFILIGIFIGIIIAGQIKKPLVKIRKYAEELSGFNLEYKIDIKSRDEFGQTVGDLNSALENIGNMMKYAKKESSTALESSNYVNKMFQESQANIETVSSMSNEITTNMEETLSAIENAGKKVDLVKHMVEKTVDEASAGLSLSDEMNKKAVYIKDNIEKSRGDLKICYAESSKKLKSSLETIKVVNNISKMLNEIRNVSKKTNILALNAHIEAARAGESGRAFMIVAGEVKKLADQSSSMADDIQVNIKDIMTAVGELIDSSKNILQLIEENVMKDYSKIIEMSKEYQDEGIKIELVIKKFCNLTDDINLSQQEFSSIISNITDSVGKCTEAVINISGSMSSIEEKNSDISLKTAQNADEAKKLIDIVEQFKVQD, encoded by the coding sequence ATGAAAAAAAAGTTCAACTTTGAGTTTTTGCATACGTTTGACGGTATGAAAAAAAGAATATTTGCCAAGCTAAGAGGAATAGAGGGAAGAATAAGAATAGCAAAAAGAATAAATTTACCTAGTTTATCAATCTTGAATAGTGTGGGGACAAAAATAATTGCACAAATTGGCTTACTGGTAATAGTTATTTGTGGAGTTATTGGAGTAATATCTTATAGCAATTCTTATGCAGCTATGGAACAAAATATAAAGCAGTCTCTTCAAGACAAAGCTGTTGATTCATCTAAATTAATAAATTCAATGCTGCAACAGCAGATTAAAGCCATGGTTGAAATAGCCAACAGACCTGAAATAAAATCAATGACTCCTGAAAGTCAAATTCCAGTTTTAGCCAGGAGAGCTGAAGAATTAAATTATTTAAGTCTTAATGTAATGGATCTAAAAGGATTAACTTATATGCAAACCGGCGGTAAAACAAATATAGATTTGAATAGCAGCGATTCGGATTATCTTAAAACTGCGCTGCAGGGAAAACCCAAAATTGATGGACCATATTTTAATGTTAATGGGGATCAGATAATAGCAGTGGCGGTTCCTATAAAAAATGATAGTAATAAAGTCGTAGGAGTTCTGTTTTCAAATATAAGTACAGAAGAATTGAATAAACTTGTTCAGAAGATGAAGGTTGGTGCAAGTGGGTATTGCTTTATAATCGATAAAAAAGGAAATAAGGTAATACATAAAAATTTGACCCTGGTTTTAAATAAAGATAATACTATAAAAAATGCAGAAAAGGATAAATCTCTTGTAGAACTATCAAATATTGAAAAAAAGATGATACAGGGTAAAAGTGGTTCCGGATATTATAAAGAAGATGGAAAATATATGCTTATGGCTTATGCTCCTATACCGGAAATGAACTGGTATTTGGGAGTTACTATAGCTAAAGAGGAAATATTTGCGTCTGTAAACATACTTAAATACAAGATGATAGCTGCTACTATAATATTTATATTGATAGGAATTTTTATTGGCATAATTATAGCTGGACAAATAAAAAAGCCTCTGGTTAAAATTAGAAAATATGCTGAAGAACTGTCAGGATTTAATTTGGAATATAAAATAGATATAAAAAGCAGGGATGAATTTGGTCAAACGGTAGGTGACCTCAATTCCGCGTTGGAAAATATAGGCAATATGATGAAATATGCTAAAAAAGAGAGCAGCACTGCTCTGGAATCCAGCAACTACGTGAATAAGATGTTCCAAGAATCACAGGCCAATATTGAAACTGTATCAAGTATGTCCAATGAAATAACGACGAATATGGAAGAAACACTGTCAGCTATTGAAAATGCAGGTAAAAAAGTAGATCTAGTCAAACATATGGTGGAGAAGACTGTTGATGAGGCTAGTGCCGGATTGAGTTTATCTGATGAAATGAATAAAAAGGCTGTCTATATAAAAGACAATATAGAAAAATCAAGAGGAGATTTGAAAATCTGTTATGCAGAATCGAGTAAAAAACTTAAAAGTTCTCTGGAAACTATAAAGGTTGTGAACAATATATCTAAAATGTTGAATGAAATTAGAAATGTCTCAAAAAAGACAAATATACTTGCTTTAAACGCACATATCGAAGCTGCAAGGGCGGGAGAGTCTGGAAGGGCATTTATGATAGTTGCAGGGGAGGTAAAAAAGCTTGCAGACCAGTCTTCGAGCATGGCAGATGATATACAGGTAAATATAAAGGATATAATGACGGCGGTGGGAGAACTGATAGATTCTTCAAAAAATATACTTCAGCTTATAGAGGAAAATGTAATGAAGGACTATTCAAAAATAATTGAAATGAGCAAAGAATATCAGGATGAAGGTATAAAGATTGAATTGGTTATAAAAAAATTTTGTAATCTTACAGATGATATAAATTTGTCCCAGCAGGAATTTTCAAGTATAATCAGTAATATTACGGACTCTGTAGGCAAATGTACTGAAGCAGTAATAAACATATCCGGCAGTATGAGTTCAATAGAAGAAAAAAATTCGGATATATCTTTAAAAACTGCCCAAAATGCCGATGAAGCAAAGAAACTCATCGACATTGTCGAGCAATTTAAAGTTCAAGATTGA
- a CDS encoding GGDEF domain-containing protein: MNLCDKYELEKILDNKSINTVFQPIVSLKDASIIGYEALSRGPKNSPLHSPEKLFSAAECFGRIWELELLCRLKAIEKANIIDKNKFLFINVDPKIFKDERFRSGFTKDFLKDNNMCPDSIIFEITEKTAIEDYKSFKTALDNYVNQGYKIAIDDMGTGYSGLKTLMETKPHYIKIDISFIKDIDKDAFKQELVKTFLSFANSTNMKVIAEGIETESELLKLISIGITAGQGYFLQRPSGTFLDISESVKEKIIKYNKIENNKFDKNYVGNIVQRNPAFPLSATGRDMKKFFDSSGVTGACIEKNGYPVGLIMQHNLDYVLATQYGLSVFLRRPVSLIMDCSPLIVDYYTDISDVSRVAMERDPKKIYDYVIVTKKNKYYGIVTIKNLLEYTIEFEKNHAKNLNPLTGLPGNEIINKTIDNMINCNSNFFLIYADLNNFKTYNDTYGFENGDKVLKFTARLIEEQIKKFCIYNSFVGHIGGDDFVCIIENQGEICHELCKNIISEFDLKILDFFNEKDKNNGYIESFDRKGNKDIFPLTSIALGCMYGNFSRFKDIDEIGVYMSKIKKKAKKNKNSSYVVLNINHDSLCYN, encoded by the coding sequence ATGAATCTATGTGATAAATATGAATTGGAAAAAATACTGGATAATAAAAGCATTAATACAGTATTTCAACCTATTGTATCCCTTAAGGATGCATCAATTATAGGATATGAGGCATTGAGTAGAGGACCGAAGAACTCTCCACTGCATTCGCCTGAAAAACTTTTTTCAGCAGCTGAATGCTTCGGAAGAATATGGGAACTTGAGTTGCTGTGCAGGCTTAAAGCTATTGAAAAGGCAAATATTATAGATAAAAACAAGTTTTTATTTATAAATGTAGATCCTAAAATATTTAAAGATGAAAGATTTAGAAGTGGATTTACCAAAGATTTTTTAAAAGACAACAATATGTGTCCGGATTCAATTATCTTTGAAATAACGGAAAAAACAGCTATAGAAGATTATAAAAGTTTCAAGACGGCTCTGGACAATTATGTAAATCAAGGCTATAAAATTGCAATTGACGATATGGGAACAGGCTATTCAGGACTTAAAACTTTGATGGAGACAAAGCCGCATTATATTAAAATTGACATATCGTTTATAAAAGACATAGATAAAGATGCATTCAAGCAGGAACTTGTAAAGACATTTTTATCATTTGCCAATTCTACGAATATGAAAGTTATTGCAGAAGGAATTGAAACCGAAAGTGAACTCCTGAAACTTATAAGTATAGGAATTACTGCAGGCCAGGGTTATTTCCTTCAGAGACCATCGGGTACATTCCTTGATATTTCTGAAAGTGTAAAAGAAAAAATAATCAAATACAATAAGATAGAAAACAATAAATTTGATAAGAACTATGTGGGAAATATTGTACAGAGAAATCCTGCATTTCCATTAAGTGCTACTGGCAGGGACATGAAAAAGTTTTTTGATAGTTCAGGTGTTACAGGGGCATGTATTGAAAAAAATGGTTATCCAGTGGGTCTGATTATGCAACATAATCTTGATTATGTACTTGCTACCCAATACGGACTTTCAGTTTTTTTAAGGCGGCCGGTATCACTAATTATGGATTGTTCACCGCTTATAGTTGATTACTATACTGATATAAGTGATGTGTCAAGAGTTGCAATGGAAAGAGATCCTAAAAAAATATATGATTATGTTATAGTTACAAAGAAAAATAAATACTATGGAATTGTAACAATTAAGAACTTGCTTGAATATACTATAGAGTTTGAAAAAAATCATGCCAAGAATCTCAACCCGTTAACAGGTCTACCGGGAAATGAGATCATAAATAAGACAATTGATAATATGATAAATTGCAACAGTAATTTTTTTTTAATCTATGCAGATTTGAATAACTTTAAAACATATAATGATACCTATGGTTTTGAAAATGGAGATAAAGTATTAAAATTTACGGCCAGGCTTATAGAAGAACAGATTAAGAAGTTTTGCATATATAATAGTTTTGTAGGACATATCGGAGGGGATGATTTTGTATGTATAATAGAAAATCAGGGTGAGATATGTCATGAGTTATGCAAAAATATAATTTCGGAGTTTGATTTAAAAATATTGGATTTTTTTAATGAAAAAGATAAAAACAACGGGTATATTGAATCCTTCGATCGAAAGGGCAACAAAGATATTTTCCCACTTACGTCCATAGCACTAGGATGTATGTATGGTAATTTCAGTAGATTTAAAGACATTGATGAAATTGGAGTGTATATGAGCAAGATTAAGAAGAAAGCAAAAAAGAACAAAAATAGCAGTTATGTTGTCTTAAATATTAATCATGACAGCTTGTGTTATAATTAA
- the nrdR gene encoding transcriptional regulator NrdR: MKCPYCGYPESKVIDSRSTEDNKAIRRRRECLNCKKRYTTYEKIEDIPILVIKKNMGREYFDRNKILNGLIKACQKRPVSRQQLEGIVDDIEKSINNKMITEINSSDIGEMVMKRLKNVDEVSYVRFASVYRQFKDINTFMEEIKNLISKK; the protein is encoded by the coding sequence ATGAAATGCCCTTATTGTGGATATCCGGAAAGCAAGGTCATTGATTCAAGATCTACGGAGGATAATAAAGCTATCAGAAGGAGAAGAGAATGTCTCAATTGTAAAAAAAGATATACTACTTATGAAAAAATTGAGGATATTCCGATACTGGTTATAAAGAAAAATATGGGCAGGGAATATTTTGACAGAAATAAAATATTGAATGGACTTATAAAAGCTTGTCAGAAAAGACCTGTTTCCAGACAACAGCTTGAAGGTATAGTAGATGATATTGAAAAAAGTATAAATAATAAAATGATAACTGAAATAAATTCTTCTGATATAGGTGAAATGGTTATGAAAAGACTTAAGAATGTTGATGAGGTTTCCTATGTGAGATTTGCATCAGTATATAGACAGTTTAAAGATATAAATACATTTATGGAAGAAATTAAAAATCTTATTTCAAAAAAGTAG
- a CDS encoding YlmC/YmxH family sporulation protein, whose product MENNIAEENSLYSLASLRSMEVIDINTGAKLGFIKDLKIDCENNRILSLILPSQTAKISWFGKNDDLELPWDNVKKIGIDVLLVDAENALT is encoded by the coding sequence ATGGAGAATAATATTGCAGAGGAAAACTCATTGTATTCACTGGCAAGTTTGAGATCTATGGAAGTCATAGATATAAATACGGGGGCAAAACTGGGTTTTATAAAGGATTTGAAAATAGACTGTGAAAACAACAGAATATTATCTTTGATACTGCCGTCACAGACAGCCAAGATAAGCTGGTTCGGTAAAAATGATGATCTTGAACTTCCATGGGATAATGTAAAGAAAATAGGAATAGATGTACTCCTTGTAGATGCAGAAAATGCATTGACTTAA
- the sigG gene encoding RNA polymerase sporulation sigma factor SigG translates to MIINKVEICGVNTSKLPVLKENEMKELLTRTRNGDCEAREKFIKGNLRLVLSVIQRFNNRGENADDLFQVGCVGLIKAIDNFDLKQNVKFSTYAVPMIIGEIRRYLRDNNSIRVSRSLRDIAYKALQARDKLVKENNKEPTISQISKELDMPREEVVFALDAIQDPVSLFEPIYRDGGDAIYVMDQISDTKNVDENWLEDISIKEAMKKLNDREKLILNLRFFDGRTQMEVAEEIGISQAQVSRLEKTALRHMKKYI, encoded by the coding sequence ATGATAATTAACAAAGTCGAAATTTGTGGAGTAAATACGTCAAAATTGCCAGTTCTTAAGGAAAATGAAATGAAAGAACTTTTGACCAGGACTAGAAATGGAGATTGTGAAGCTAGAGAAAAGTTCATTAAGGGAAATTTAAGACTTGTATTAAGCGTAATACAAAGATTCAATAATAGGGGTGAAAATGCTGATGATCTCTTTCAGGTAGGATGTGTAGGGCTAATAAAGGCAATAGATAATTTTGATTTGAAGCAGAATGTAAAGTTTTCCACCTATGCGGTTCCCATGATTATAGGTGAAATAAGGAGATATTTGAGGGACAATAATTCCATAAGAGTAAGTAGATCCCTCAGAGATATAGCTTATAAGGCACTTCAGGCAAGAGATAAGCTTGTAAAGGAAAATAACAAGGAACCTACAATATCACAAATATCCAAGGAACTTGATATGCCGAGAGAAGAAGTGGTGTTTGCACTGGATGCGATTCAGGATCCTGTTTCGCTCTTCGAGCCAATATATCGTGACGGGGGAGATGCCATATATGTCATGGATCAAATAAGTGATACGAAAAATGTAGATGAAAATTGGCTTGAAGACATATCAATAAAGGAGGCTATGAAAAAATTAAATGACAGGGAAAAACTGATATTGAATCTCAGGTTCTTTGATGGTAGAACACAGATGGAGGTGGCGGAGGAGATAGGAATATCTCAGGCCCAAGTATCCAGATTGGAAAAAACTGCTTTAAGGCATATGAAAAAGTATATATAA
- the sigE gene encoding RNA polymerase sporulation sigma factor SigE — MFKIDVILNRLMLKFKIFFKNLYYIGGSDVLPPPLTKEEEQNLVLKLVDGDEKVRSTLIERNLRLVVYIARKFENTGVNVEDLISVGTIGLIKAVNTFDPNKKIKLATYASRCIENEILMYLRRNNKVKAEISFYEPLNVDWDGNELLLSDILGTENDIVYDLIEDEVDKQLLVIAMEKLSERERKIVNLRFGLNGYREKTQKEVADMLGISQSYISRLEKRIIKRLKKEINKML, encoded by the coding sequence ATGTTTAAAATAGATGTGATATTGAATAGATTGATGTTAAAGTTCAAAATATTTTTTAAGAATCTTTACTACATAGGAGGCAGTGATGTGCTTCCACCTCCTCTTACCAAAGAAGAAGAACAGAATTTGGTATTGAAGTTGGTGGATGGTGATGAAAAAGTAAGGTCAACTTTAATTGAAAGAAATCTAAGACTTGTTGTGTATATAGCCAGGAAATTTGAAAATACGGGTGTAAATGTAGAAGATTTGATATCTGTAGGTACAATAGGTCTCATAAAGGCTGTAAATACTTTTGATCCAAATAAAAAAATAAAGCTTGCCACTTATGCGTCCAGATGTATTGAAAATGAAATATTAATGTACCTTAGAAGAAATAATAAAGTAAAGGCCGAAATATCATTTTATGAGCCGCTGAATGTAGACTGGGATGGCAATGAGCTGCTGCTGTCAGATATATTGGGCACGGAAAATGACATAGTTTATGACCTTATTGAAGATGAGGTAGACAAGCAACTTCTTGTAATAGCCATGGAAAAGTTAAGTGAGAGGGAAAGAAAAATAGTTAATTTAAGATTTGGATTAAATGGTTATAGAGAAAAGACACAAAAGGAAGTGGCGGATATGCTTGGTATATCCCAATCCTATATATCAAGACTGGAAAAGAGAATAATAAAGCGTTTAAAAAAAGAAATAAATAAAATGTTATGA
- the spoIIGA gene encoding sigma-E processing peptidase SpoIIGA: protein MIVFLDVLIFVNVVVNFFIMYITAKTLRIMVKFRYMVLSSLLGGIYVITMIFPVLSVFSRMPFKILAAAILVLITFRKRNIVFNLKALSIFVMYSMLLAGICIFIQYNIYGEYTDNFSCKWLVIAIMIAYIVIDRLVVFIRDRKTLTTLIFNVDIVLNNGSKRVKAFLDTGNELKEPATNLPVIIVEKSMLGNIDIEGYDKFYIPYKVVDGKCGRLRGFKPKAVKIGIGDNVEIREAIIAFCEDRLSEFSDYHALLPRGVI from the coding sequence TTGATTGTATTTCTTGATGTACTGATCTTTGTAAATGTAGTAGTAAATTTTTTTATTATGTATATTACAGCGAAAACTCTTAGGATAATGGTAAAATTTAGATATATGGTTTTATCATCTCTTCTGGGGGGAATATATGTTATAACAATGATTTTTCCTGTATTATCGGTATTTTCTAGAATGCCTTTTAAGATACTGGCTGCTGCAATTTTAGTATTAATAACCTTTAGAAAAAGAAATATCGTTTTTAACTTAAAAGCCTTATCCATATTTGTAATGTATTCAATGCTTCTTGCAGGAATATGTATTTTTATTCAATATAATATCTATGGGGAATATACGGACAATTTTTCATGCAAGTGGCTTGTAATTGCCATTATGATTGCATATATCGTAATTGACAGGCTGGTGGTATTTATAAGGGACAGGAAGACACTTACCACTTTGATATTCAATGTAGATATTGTATTAAACAATGGGAGCAAAAGAGTGAAGGCATTTTTAGATACTGGAAATGAATTAAAAGAACCTGCAACCAATCTTCCGGTAATCATAGTTGAAAAATCAATGCTTGGCAATATAGATATTGAAGGCTATGACAAATTTTATATACCCTACAAGGTTGTAGATGGAAAATGTGGAAGGCTTAGGGGATTTAAACCAAAGGCAGTAAAAATAGGCATAGGAGATAATGTTGAAATCAGGGAGGCTATAATAGCTTTTTGTGAAGATAGATTAAGTGAATTCAGTGATTATCATGCATTGTTGCCCAGAGGGGTAATTTAA
- the ftsZ gene encoding cell division protein FtsZ: MLDFDVDVQQFAQIKVIGCGGGGNNAVNRMITEGLKNVEFIAINTDKQALMLSQASQKIQIGEKLTKGLGAGANPEIGQKAADESKDEIAQAIKGADMVFITAGMGGGTGTGAAPVIAETAKSMGILTVGVVTKPFPFEGRKRMIHAEMGIKNLKDRVDTLVTIPNERLLSIVDKKTTLMESFKYADDVLKQGVQGISDLITIPGLVNLDFADVRTIMLDRGLAHMGVGKGNGDNRAQDAAKQAISSPLLETSIVGATGVLLNITGGSDLGLLEINEAAEIVQDAADPDANIIFGAVIDEDIKDEIRITVIATGFEEDKEKIKPDNNLKKDVNSGGRRFKNGSDAKSEAAATSDYNDLNEDDLEIPAFLRRQQRNGR, translated from the coding sequence GTGCTAGATTTTGATGTTGATGTTCAGCAGTTTGCTCAAATAAAGGTAATAGGGTGCGGCGGAGGAGGAAACAATGCTGTAAACAGAATGATAACTGAGGGATTGAAAAATGTAGAATTTATAGCTATAAATACAGACAAACAGGCTTTGATGCTTTCACAGGCATCACAGAAAATACAAATAGGTGAAAAACTTACCAAAGGACTGGGAGCTGGAGCAAACCCTGAAATAGGGCAAAAAGCTGCCGATGAAAGTAAGGATGAGATAGCTCAGGCAATAAAAGGTGCAGACATGGTTTTTATAACTGCAGGAATGGGCGGCGGAACTGGAACCGGTGCAGCTCCTGTAATTGCAGAGACAGCCAAGTCTATGGGAATACTTACTGTAGGGGTGGTGACAAAACCTTTTCCTTTTGAAGGAAGGAAGAGAATGATACATGCTGAAATGGGAATAAAAAATTTAAAGGATAGAGTGGATACCCTTGTTACAATTCCAAATGAGAGGTTACTCTCCATAGTCGACAAGAAGACCACGCTTATGGAGTCTTTTAAATATGCAGATGATGTTTTAAAACAGGGCGTACAGGGTATATCCGATCTTATAACGATACCGGGGCTCGTAAATCTGGATTTTGCAGATGTAAGAACTATAATGCTGGATAGAGGTCTTGCCCACATGGGAGTTGGTAAGGGAAATGGTGACAATAGGGCACAGGATGCCGCAAAACAGGCTATATCAAGCCCCCTTCTTGAGACTTCCATAGTTGGTGCTACTGGAGTCCTGCTAAATATAACAGGTGGTTCGGATCTTGGATTACTTGAAATTAATGAAGCTGCAGAAATTGTTCAGGATGCTGCTGATCCGGATGCCAATATAATATTTGGAGCAGTAATAGATGAGGACATTAAAGATGAAATAAGAATTACAGTAATAGCTACAGGGTTTGAAGAGGACAAGGAAAAAATCAAGCCAGATAACAATTTAAAAAAAGATGTAAATAGCGGCGGTAGACGGTTTAAAAATGGATCAGATGCAAAAAGTGAGGCTGCAGCTACTTCGGATTACAACGATTTAAATGAAGACGATCTTGAAATACCAGCCTTTCTCAGAAGACAGCAGAGAAATGGCAGATAA
- the ftsA gene encoding cell division protein FtsA, giving the protein MNDYIIGIDVGSSNICAAAGKLDKYGKMQIMGITSFDCNGVKKGVVIDIDSTSESIRKCVYDLERMIDIKIEEAYIALPGGLSELIETKGVVAISSEDGEVKENDVKRVLKASKIVTIPNDKEIIGIIPEQYIIDGYDKIKDPVGMSGVRLEVDAQIILAQSSIINNFFKSVNKAGIKVLGLVFEPTAISRVVLKDEEMQRGVALVDIGADSINIYNYEGGKLNNITTVLIGGNSITNDISVCLKIPISSAEDLKKKYGIVGAESREKTLKIEINTDYNNKIQVDYNMLTQVIEARVEEMLSIINNKLKSLSNYESISEVVFVGGGISQIKGIQEFSSDILNKQVRIGIPNYIGASSPIYVTAVGIVEDAANSVRGRYEKKLDKHQNNKMENIKKMEEKDIEIENEKYENSGFVSKIKEFFTDFF; this is encoded by the coding sequence ATGAATGATTATATAATAGGAATAGATGTCGGATCATCTAATATATGTGCTGCAGCGGGTAAATTAGACAAGTATGGTAAAATGCAGATAATGGGGATTACTTCTTTTGATTGTAATGGTGTAAAAAAGGGAGTCGTAATAGATATAGACAGTACTTCGGAATCTATAAGAAAGTGTGTATACGATCTTGAAAGGATGATAGACATTAAAATAGAAGAAGCATATATAGCACTTCCAGGGGGATTGAGTGAACTTATAGAAACAAAAGGAGTAGTTGCCATATCTTCAGAAGACGGCGAAGTAAAAGAAAATGACGTAAAAAGAGTTTTAAAAGCATCTAAAATAGTTACTATTCCCAACGATAAAGAAATAATAGGTATAATACCCGAACAATATATAATTGATGGATATGACAAGATAAAAGATCCTGTAGGTATGAGTGGAGTCAGGCTTGAGGTAGATGCACAGATTATACTGGCGCAATCCAGTATAATAAACAATTTTTTTAAAAGTGTAAACAAAGCTGGAATTAAGGTACTTGGACTTGTATTTGAACCTACGGCCATATCCAGAGTTGTTTTAAAGGATGAAGAAATGCAGAGAGGGGTTGCACTTGTAGATATAGGTGCAGATTCTATAAATATTTATAATTATGAAGGGGGAAAATTAAACAATATAACAACTGTATTGATTGGAGGAAATAGTATAACCAATGATATTTCCGTTTGCCTGAAAATCCCTATATCATCTGCTGAAGATTTGAAGAAGAAATATGGTATTGTTGGAGCAGAATCCAGAGAAAAAACTTTGAAGATAGAAATCAATACAGATTATAACAATAAGATACAGGTAGATTATAATATGCTTACTCAGGTAATAGAAGCAAGGGTAGAGGAAATGTTGTCCATAATAAATAATAAATTAAAATCCCTTAGTAATTATGAAAGCATATCAGAAGTGGTTTTTGTAGGTGGAGGAATATCTCAGATAAAAGGAATACAGGAATTTAGCAGTGATATATTGAATAAACAGGTTAGAATTGGAATACCAAATTACATAGGGGCATCAAGTCCAATATATGTAACTGCAGTTGGAATAGTGGAGGATGCAGCTAATTCCGTAAGGGGCAGGTATGAAAAAAAATTAGACAAGCATCAGAACAATAAGATGGAAAATATTAAAAAGATGGAAGAGAAAGATATTGAAATAGAAAATGAAAAATATGAAAATAGTGGGTTCGTATCAAAAATAAAAGAGTTTTTTACAGATTTTTTCTAA